From the genome of Streptomyces ficellus:
CTGTCCATGTGGGCGTTACAGATCAGTCCGGCTGGGCATCATCGTCCGTGACGCGAGCGGACGATGCCGCGCGCCGCCCACTCGAGGAGGGACCCTTCGATGGGGGAGAAGATCGCGGCAGGGAGCTTCGACCTGTCCGATCGGCAGAGGTACCGCAGGAAACTCCAGGAGTGCCTGACGGGACTGGAGCGACTCCTTGCCGACAAGAGGTTCGACCGGCCACGGAATCTCGTGGGCCTGGAGATCGAACTGAATCTCGCCGGTGCGGACGGCATGCCGCGCATGATGAATGCCGAGGTGCTGGAGCGCATCGCGAGTCACGATTTCCAGACGGAACTCGGAATGTTCAACCTGGAAGTGAACATCGCGCCGCACCGGCTCGGCGGCCGGGTCTTCGACCAGCTCGCCGAAGAGCTGCGCACGGGGCTGGCGTATGCGCACCGCAAGGCGCAGGAGGTCGACGCCGGCATTGTGATGATCGGAATTCTGCCGACCCTGTCGCAGGACGACCTGGTGTCCCAGAACCTCTCGGACGTCGACCGCTACCGGCTGCTCAACGACGAGATCGTGGCCGCCCGGGGCGAGGACTTCACCCTCGACATCGAGGGGGTCGAGCGGCTGAGCTGCACGGCGAGTTCCATCGTGCCCGAATCGGCGTGCACCTCCGTGCAGCTGCACCTCCAGGTGACGCCCGAGCGCTTCGCCGACGTGTGGAATGCCGCCCAGGCCATCGCCGCCGTACAGATCGCGGTGGGCGCCAACGCGCCGTTCCTCTTCGGCCGGGAGCTGTGGCGGGAGTCCCGCCCTCCGCTGTTCACCCAGGCCACGGACACCCGCCCGCCCGAGCTCCAGGCGCAGGGCGTACGGCCCCGCACCTGGTTCGGGGAGCGGTGGGTGACCTCCGCGTACGAGCTCTTCGAGGAGAACGTGCGCTACTTCCCCGCACTGCTGCCGATCTGCGAGGACGAGGAACCGCTGCGGGTCCTCGACGAGGGCGGCGTACCGGCTCTCCGGGAACTCGTCCTGCACAACGGCACGGTCTACCGCTGGAACCGGCCGGTGTACGGGGTCGTG
Proteins encoded in this window:
- a CDS encoding glutamate-cysteine ligase family protein, producing the protein MGEKIAAGSFDLSDRQRYRRKLQECLTGLERLLADKRFDRPRNLVGLEIELNLAGADGMPRMMNAEVLERIASHDFQTELGMFNLEVNIAPHRLGGRVFDQLAEELRTGLAYAHRKAQEVDAGIVMIGILPTLSQDDLVSQNLSDVDRYRLLNDEIVAARGEDFTLDIEGVERLSCTASSIVPESACTSVQLHLQVTPERFADVWNAAQAIAAVQIAVGANAPFLFGRELWRESRPPLFTQATDTRPPELQAQGVRPRTWFGERWVTSAYELFEENVRYFPALLPICEDEEPLRVLDEGGVPALRELVLHNGTVYRWNRPVYGVVDGVPHLRVENRVLPAGPTVDDVLANAAFYYGLVRALAEDARPVWRRLPFEDAAANFDAACRYGIDAELRWPRPGRGGGVTTVPAVKLVRDELLPLAAAGLDAWGVERSDRERYLGIIEQRCRRKVNGASWQVETFHRALEAGLGREAALAATTRQYCRLMRQGNPVHTWPTGFPGRPDAQLES